AGGAAGAGGAGGAGCGCCACCAGGTTCTGCCATTGGGCGAGCGAGGTGATGTGCTCCTGGGTCTGCGGGTCGATCAGGTTGGCGAGCCCGATGCCCATCTGGATGCCGGCGAGCTGCCCCGCCATCTGCACCGCCCCGAAGGTGAGCTGGGCGACGAGGCCGAGGACGAAGCCGATCATCGTCTCGAACGCGAGCATGCCGAGGACGACCGCCGCCCCCGCGTCGGCGGCGAGCGCCGGCGGCGTGTGTCCGAGGATCGGCATCATCGCCAGAGTCACGAAGAACACCATGGCGGCCCGCACGCGCAGCGGCGCGGTCCGGGAGGCGAAGATCGGCGCCATGAGGAAGAGACCCGCGACCCGCGCGAGCGCGAGCACCAGCACCACGACGCGGTCCTGGCCGAGCGAGAGGAGGTCGCCGA
The sequence above is a segment of the Deltaproteobacteria bacterium genome. Coding sequences within it:
- the fliR gene encoding flagellar biosynthetic protein FliR, giving the protein MGVVGDLLSLGQDRVVVLVLALARVAGLFLMAPIFASRTAPLRVRAAMVFFVTLAMMPILGHTPPALAADAGAAVVLGMLAFETMIGFVLGLVAQLTFGAVQMAGQLAGIQMGIGLANLIDPQTQEHITSLAQWQNLVALLLFLSIDGHHVLIRAVADSFTVLPLGGGLPAAAGFGIVMDLAGGLFVVALKIAAPVLVLLLLVNAAMGVLAKLIPQLNVFIVGFPLNVAAGLFVLAASQPFTVRLLEASFGEIQGSLAHLVRALG